The Eikenella corrodens genome segment TAATGATACGCGGAATTGCTTTTTAATGGTATGCAGCTCTGTATTGGAGACTTACACTCAAATCATTCTTATTGCCGAGGTATTCTTGATGAAACGCCTACCCAAATCTCTGCTTTTCCTGCTGCCGCTTGCTGCACTTGTCGGCATCGGCTTTTTTGCATTCCGCCAATATGCCGCGCCCGATCCGTTGGCGGGCATCGCGCATGCCAACGGGCGGCTGGAGTTTGCCCGCATGGATGTGGCCAGCCTGTATGCCGGGCGGGTGGAAGAAATAACGGTGAGCGAAGGACAGTTTGTGGAAGCGGGCACGGTGTTGGCGCGGATTTCTTCGCAAACCGCCGAAGCACAGCTTTCCGAAGCACAGGCGGGCAAGGCGCAGCTGGAGCAGACAGTGCGTCGCGCACAAGCGCAAATCGAGGCGCAACGCCAGCAGCTGCGAACCGCGCAGATGGAGGCAGACAACGCCCGCCAGCTGTTCCGCGATAATTTAATTTCGCAGACCGAACTCAACACCCGCTTGGCACAGCGCGATGCAGCACGGGCGGCGGTGCAGGCGGCAGAAGCAGCGCGCAATGAGGCACAGGCCGGCGTGGGGCAGGCGCGGGCTAAAATGGCGCAGGTGTCTTCCGTTATCGGCGATTTGTCGGTACGCGCGCCACAG includes the following:
- a CDS encoding HlyD family secretion protein, with amino-acid sequence MKRLPKSLLFLLPLAALVGIGFFAFRQYAAPDPLAGIAHANGRLEFARMDVASLYAGRVEEITVSEGQFVEAGTVLARISSQTAEAQLSEAQAGKAQLEQTVRRAQAQIEAQRQQLRTAQMEADNARQLFRDNLISQTELNTRLAQRDAARAAVQAAEAARNEAQAGVGQARAKMAQVSSVIGDLSVRAPQAGRVEYRLAEPGNVLPAGGKVVSLLNLNDASISLFLPAPTVNQIPLGSEARIKMDGLDAVFPAKVTYIASEAQFTPKFVETAEERTKLMFRVKLQIPADVVAKYQGYLKGGMTATGFVRTDSKLAWPADLQTRLPQ